The Cryptomeria japonica chromosome 9, Sugi_1.0, whole genome shotgun sequence DNA segment GAGATTTATATGCAGTATCAAACACAAATTATTTCAGATTTTATAACGCAAGTTTGAAAACATGCTTCAGAATCAGAAATTAGGTATCAAAATTCACCATTTAAATAACACATTAGTAAGCAGTGAAATGCAAACCATTTAGAAGTAGTGTCCAGAGAAAGCGTGCCTGTGGAAGCAATGTAAAAATCTTTCCAAGAATTAAATCAAATTTGTAGATATTTATGCATACAATCATAATGATCTTATCTGCTGATAATATTtgatcactatttttttttttttattactatAAGTTGTTTATCAGTTGTTTGAGTGTCTAAATGTTGACCTGAAAATGGTTAACGATAGGTTAAAATTGTTTTGAGGTATGAGAGAGGTATAGTGGCAAATTGTCGACTTGCAAGTCCACAATAAAAGCCTATCCGCTAAATAATAATATCTCAAtactaatttattttaatttatatttttttccaCGTCGGCTGCTCTTAGGAAAGTACTCCACATGAAACACCTATAAAATGGAGTGAGGATGTACTCTAAAAATGAAATAGTACTTGATCCAGGGTTTGAAGAATAAAAGCCATGAAACCAGAATCGATCCCAGCAGCTGAAGGAGATGAATCCATCGTAGCAGTTGAAGGAGACGCAGAGCAGCGTGGTATATCTAAGTTATCTCAAGATTTGAAGGAATTGGTATTTTCAAAGCTTCCATTTGAATCACTCTGCAGTTCTCGCGTAGTCAGTAAAGAATGGAATTTTATTTTGTCCTCGCACAGATTTTTGTCTTCACTGCCGATCCAAGATCCATGGCTTCCATGGCTTCTTATCTGTAatgaagaaaatgatggaaattggtGCTGTATGGCATACTGTTTTTCAGCACAAAGATGGAGGACCCTGTCTCTCTCTTTTCTCCCAAACCCTAAGGGAGGCCATAGTAGATTTTTACCCTCTTTTTTTCCTAACCCTAAGGAAGGCAATACTAGATTTTTACCAAGTGTAGGGGATGGGTTACTGCTCTTTCAAGAAATCCCCACTCCACAATTAATTGTATGCAATCCCCTTATGAGATCTTATGCAGAGATAGAAATAGATGTGACTGGCCAATTTATACATATCATACAGGGAGGAAACAAAGAGCCCTATTTGGTAGTTTGTTCGAATTCTAAAAGTTTTTCCTTCGAGATCTACCAGTACTTTCAAGATTCATGGAGGATTAAGTTTCAATTTGCAGGAGAAACACCGTCATCAGATATTTTAGGTTCTGAATTGGTTGAGTGCAATGGATTTCTTTTCTGGAAGGGAATGTCATCATGGACTATCTTTGGTTGCAAAATCCAAGATGAGGGTTTCATTAGCCCTGTTATAATAGATCCATTACCCCCTGAAATGGTTGAAGATCTGGATCTTATGCATTTTCTATCTATGGTTTCATATGGCTCATCTGTTCTTGTTGTGTCCGTCATACTCAACAATCGGAGGCTTGACATAAATCACCCACCATGGTATGCCCCAATTCATCCATCCGCTGTACACAACATTTGCGAACTTGGCCGAACTCAGGACGGTATTGTTATCTGGGAGTTGTTTCAGGACAAGGAAAATGAGTTGGTTTGGAAGTGGAAAGAACTTTTAAAAATGCCTCCACTGTCACTCCATGAATATCTTGATAAAGATTGGTGGCATCAGGCATGTGCTTGTGTGGGAGATTACTTGTGCTTTAGCAGTCTGTATGGTGATGAAAGTGTAAAGGTGTTTGCATATAATCTAAAAGAAGGGTTTTGGCAACGCCTTCCACTCTGTAAAATtcaaaacacaaacacaaacagaAACCGGAGGATGGTGTCGTTTGAACCAAAACCCCATCTATATCAGTTTTTAAGAAAATCGAGAGAATGAGCTTGGATGATCAGTACATTTTGACACAACCAGGGATAATATAATTATGGTTATAAGTGTGTAATTTAATGAATCTTCTACCTAGGAGTCCATTTTGGAGAAAGGGTGCTTCTTATAGTGCCATCCTATAGTAATTTTTTGCGAATTTGTTGCCAGGAATATTTTACATCCTATAGTAATTTTTTTGCGAATTGGTTGCCGGCAATATTTTACACTGATTTTCAGGATATGACAATGGATATGCAATTCTAATGATACAATTGCATACACATTTTATGTTAGTTTCTGCATCCTCTATCTTGCTCTAATGATCCAGTGAACTGTTCTGATAAAACTCTTTCGTCATGCATTAACATTCATGTGATATGTTATTTTTAAAGATTGATATTCCTGTGATTTCAATTTCGCAAATGTGTAGTCCTGGAACCTTCAGGTCATTTGTCATATTGTTCTAATTGTTCTTATTTTGTCTATATTTGGCATTGAGATTACATTTGCCCTGTAGTTGTTTTTCTTGGATACTTTGTGGTAGGTCTATACCATTACTTCACATGGATATTGCCATATTTAAATTTAGCACCCTATGGCCATTAAGTTTAATTGGTGGAGATGGAAATGCAGCAAGGGTTGTTActataaaatttatttcaaaattattgGAGGTGTTATCAAAGATCCAGATCAATATTGTGTTGAATCCAATACTAATTACATATTGCATTGCATATGAGAGAAGATCCCTATCAAATACCGATTTGATAAATCTTTAAATTAACTAAAAATTGAGTCAAATGCTAAGTGTATATTGAGTACAATTAAGTATAAAACTTTGAACTGGATGGGTGGCTATGTACTACTGGTGTTACATGCACAGCTACATTCCATAAAAAAACTAATGCAAGTCATTTAGCTAGCTATTCATTAACTAAATGAAATTGTTTTCTATTTTTAATTAGTTATTATCAATTATATTTTCAATCATATTGGAAAGTAATTGTGACAATGGaatattattattgttataaagAATAAATTTGCGAATATATAATCCATCTCTAGTAATACCAACTTAAATCTATGCATGCAGAGTTTTATATCTGGCTATAatattaaaccaaattaaaccttaacCAGCCGAACACTAAACAAAATTGAACCTAAAGTTTTATTAAATTATGCTTAATATTTCAATCCTAGCCCTAAGTCTAATTATATATCTAATCCCCACTCTAATACTAAATAAAATTGAATTCttacaataaatttatttgaaccctaaacctaatacTAATCTAAAATCCAAAttaaatcataaccctaaaccaaattgaatactATAGcaaattcaatcctaacccttaaataaaatataaatcctaACACTGGCACTAAAATAAATTTAACCCTAACTGTAGTTCAATAAATCAAATTAAACCCTAAGCTTAAAGAAAAGTAAACCCTAATGtaacaataaaccaaattgaattgcAAGCCTAAGCCAGATTAAGTATAAACATTGAACCAAATTAAACATATAATTAACTCTAATTAACCCTAATATTAACTCAAACTCTAATTATATTGTAATCATTTGAAACATAATCTTGATCCTAATTGTAACTAAATCATATCCCTATTTAAATGCTAATCCAATTTCAAACCTAACTATTATTAAACTCTAAATCAAATTcaaccctaaccataactctaattaaaaaattaactaaattcTAATCCTACCACTAATCCTAATTGCACCATAAGCCTATTTGAActctaattattttttaatgtaaaTTAAATCTCACCATTAATCCAACACTCCCCTAACCCTTATCAAAAACTATCACTAACCCAAACACTAATTAAATACTAACTATATTTAAACTCTATTCCtaaacactaaactaaattgaatcctaaccctaattacaaCAAGTCAAACCCTAGACCTAACTCTAATAAAATCAAACTGCGCCACTAAACCAAATGAAAGAATAGCATTAACACCATATTGAACTCTAACTTGAAACACAATTAAAACTAAACTACAAATCATATCTAAACTCTTAAGCTAATTATAtacttaattgaaccctaaccctaaaccattaTAGCCTAACCCTAAAACAAAATTGAACTTGAAACCTAAATCAAACCTAAACCTATTTAAATAATAAACCAAATCAAACCTTAAACCTAACACTAAATGAATCAAACccaatcacttaaccaaatcaaacactaaactacaaatcAAATCCAAACTCTTAAGATAATTATATACTTAATTGATCCCTAACCCTAAACCATTATAACCTAACCTTAAAACAAAATTGAACTTGAAACCTAaatctatttaaataataaacCAAATAAAACCTTAAACAGTATATCTGTAGTTTACCGATGATACTGAATTCCCTATAACCTTCATGCAATTTCAGATACCACCATTACCCTGTTTTCTTTAAGCATTTTGGGTGACATCCATGATAATACATTTCCTAACATCACATATGTTGCTATCTTTCATGCCATTTCAGATAACACTACTGAAAATTATCTTGCATCTATCAcccctttctttattcttttctcccATAGCTTTGAGCTTCAAGTTCTTTGACCCTATTACAGTTTAGTGTGCGATATTGAACTTTAATGTGGTTTTACTTGGTTTTTGTTTCATTTCTGAAATGTTTTTTAGGATATCCCATATGTTGCTATATTTCATGCAATTTCAGATAGCTCTCAACTTCAAGAATCTCTCATACTTAAGGATTCATCCTCTTGGCTCTCTGTACTTAAAATTATCTTGCTTCTATGACCATTTATTGTAAATTATTGTGCTttaatatggtttaatttttatttatttatttctgaaATGTTTTATAATTTTCTTTGTAGGATATGGCACCAAAACTAACCAAACTCTCTAACTCTCGGAGGCATTAAATGATAGGGGAAGGATGGAGTATCTCCATGACTATCTTCAGCGTTTGCACGCTGCAATCAGGTAAGCTGAATATACACCATACCTTCAACTGTATACAGCTTATTCTATTGAATGGAGTTACAGAACGCATAATTATATGGTTGTAGGAATGGATCCAACACTCAACGATACTTCGTCTAGACATTGCTGGATAGTTTTGAAATATTTTCTGGTTATGAGATTCGTCATGGCCTCCTATACATTGATTTCAAAGATCTAAATTTATGTAAGGGAACAAACAAATTGAAAATCCATGGAAGAGAAGAGATGGCCCAACTAATGTGGATCAAATGATTGAATTCTCCACCCAGTGATTAGTTTCATCATGCCCGCTAGTAACTACCCTTCCTATTTAACTTGTGGTAGTCAGAAATTGATTTTAGTATTTAAAAttgtttaataaaaaacaatattattttattataaatcttattatTAAGGTTAGGAATGACATCATAAAGTTGTAATCATGCTGATGGATTATAGAGtataatttcaaattatttctatTGAAAATTATTTAACATTGTTATTACAAATTTTAgtgttaatctttttttttttctagcATTAAATTAATGGGATTGATTATTAGTTTATTTATAAAAAATCATGTTGTGATAATGGTATATGATATGAAGTTTATTTAATACATACATGAATAAGTTTTAAAcatgattttcttatattttgtAGTAATGTCAAAGAACACATTATGACAAGGTTGGTGCTTCTAATTACTAGAATAATATAGACATGAGTGGCAAGTGCAAAACCAATTAGTTGGAGAACCAATCTACTACAAGAATAATGGGTCGCCATTTAAGGAATGAACTAAAATGTCAAGAATATTATTGCTATTGATATTAAGGAGTGTATATCTTGCTATAGGTTGTGCATAGTGTTGCTTAATGTCTCAAGTTAAACTCGAGTGTTGATCATACTTCCAGATATTATGACTACATAGTGTTGCTTAATGTCTCAAGTTAAACTTGAGCGTTGTGCATAGTGTTAACATACATCTTTTAGGGTTCAAACGATTTAATATGGCTTTATTATGATGATGTCAATATGATACTTGATGTCATTGAACCATATTGAAGTAGGACACATATTGAGATTTTAAGATTATTTTGGCATCATTTAGATATTATGACTACATGATGTTTGTTGACCTCTTATGTGTTAGTTTTCGTGATCAAATTAACAATAATGAACAGGAATCAAAGCACACAAATAGAAAGGGCACACAACACAAgtctaccctgggaaaacctccctcttggaggaaaaacccaacaacaacaAATCCTCAAATCTGATTATTCATTATGAATAAAATTGCAgtcttacaacacttatctcaggTTGAATACATGTGCAGATATCTTCAGCTTCAAATGAACTTTTTTGTAATCAGCATAACCCTTCCTTCTTCAGCATGAACAATAGACTTAAGTTCACATCAATCAGAGCAGAGTCGCATCCATAGATCAGGTATATTCACACCAAAGGAGAGCAGATATATTTTACACTGTTATTGCAGATCTGATTCGCATATCTGATATCTATATCAAGATGCATTCTATGTAGATTTTATATATGAGGATTGGTGCCTTATTGGGTCGACCCAATAAGGCACCTTTTGGCGCTAAAGTCTTTGTGCTTTTCCCATGTTATATGTGCAAGATAGGGTCGACCCTATATCTCACTCCATGATTTATTTAGGTTCAGTCCTATCCTAGGCGCTAAGGTAGATGCTACAATCTCATACGTTTGACCTTGCTTGGCATGTGGAAGAGAAAGGGCCCAACCCTATCCTAATTTGTGCACATAGATAGGGCTCAGCCCTATGTGCCCTTTTACATAAATACATTAGATAGAGATAGGGCCCAACTCTATTTACACACCTCCTTAATGAAGAAGGGCCCAAccctataaggattcggatgatgccttaaggcaatccaaatcatttttattttcctatcctagttacacaaaaaaaaaatactcCCTCTTAATTGGGGATGAAAATAAATACATAGCCAAATTCTCATGGACAAACCCATGGAAAGAACATTTACAAGGTTTAggattagggcccagccctaatAGTACAATCAATATACAATTTGTGATTTGATCATGCAATTAAATTACAATGAACCTTTACATGATCTTCTCTTGCAATGCCTTCTTTGCCTATAGAGGATGAAGCCAACGATTCATTACTTTACACTTTCCTTGGGACCTGCATGTAACACCATGATATTTCATTATGCATATCCATAGAGGATGGCAGAGACCTTTCCATATGTACACTTGCAACAATTAATACTCAAAGATATATATAACCATACAACATAAATCATGCACAATCGCAAAGGATACATAAGCTTCTTCACTGAGAAGTACAACATGTCACCTTGCACACCGTAGAGGGTGAACTCACCTTGCACTTCACGGAGGGTGAGAAAtaactgccaccttgcactccaTAGAGGGTGGAAAGAACTATCATCTTGCACTTCGTAGAGGGTGGACTCACCTTGCACTCTGCAGAGGGTGAGCGAGCACTGCCACCTTGCACTCTGCAGAGGGTGGATGATACACCCAGTGTATCATGGTTAGTATCATCATAAAAAAGAAATTTGCAATAGACAATGAatatacattagatatatattatcAATTTCTCTATTAAACCATAATGATTAGAACCCAAGAATGAAATGAGATATTAAAAGATATCAAGACTCCCTCTAAAACCCTATCTAAATAACAAATTCACAGATGTGATGATTCATTCTTACTTACGAAGTGGACCCATAGCATCTTAAAAGAGAGAGATGAAAGGTAGACTTTCATAATTAGTCCGTTGACAAGATCTGATTGAGGTAGGGCTTCTCAGGTCATGCATGAATGCTTTCTTCAGAGAGACATAATCTGAAAACATTATCTTCAAGAGTAGACATTAGGTTACCTTAGAGCCATGATATAGTAAAACAAAACACCAACCCTTACAAATCGTCAACACATAGATTCAGACATATAGATAGAAGACTTTTACCTATACTCAGATcttaatacatatacatatatatacactatGACTATTCAGCCATGAAAACATCGAATATATAAGTGATAGTAGGTATATGATAGCATAAATATATAAGGATGACAACAAGTATCAAAATAAGGTAAGTTTTAAGGTAGCTTCAAATCACCTACAACTTCACTTACCTATCTCCCTTGAAATAAATTGAGATTCGTCACCTTTGAAGGTTCTCAGATACTAAGAGGATGAGGAATCCATTGATGCAGATGAAGGACCTTGACTGTGCATGTAATCATCAAAAAACCCTAGCTGTCACATAGAAGTCTAGGCTATAAATCTGATCACTACACATgcaaacctaggctctgataccatgttagttttcatGATCAAATTAACAATAATGAGCAGGAAATAATGATGCACAGTCACAAGAATCAAAGCACACAAATAGAAAGGGCACACAACATAAGTCTAACcttggaaaacctccctcttggaggaaaaacccagcaacaacaaatcctcagatctgattattcaCTATGAATAAAATTGCAgtcttacaacacttatctcaggTTGAATACATGTGCAAATATCTTCAGCTTCAAATGACCTTTTTTGTAATCAACATAATCGTGCCTTCTTCAACATGAACAATAAACTTAAGTTCGCATCAATCAGAGTAGAGTCACATCCATAGATCAGGTATCTTCACACCAAAGGATTACAGATATATTTCGCACTGTTATTATAGATTTGATTCGCATATTTGATAATTGTATCAATATGCATTCTATGTAGCTTTTATATATGAGGATTGGTGCCTTATTGGGTTGGCCCAATAAGGCACCTTTTGGCGCTAATGTCTTTGTACTTTTCCCACGTTATATGTGCAAGATAGGGTTGGCCCTATATCTCACTCCATGATTTATCTAGGTTCATCTCTATCCTAGGCACTAAGGTAGATGCTACAATCTCACACATTTGACCTTGCTTGGCATGTGGAAGAGAAAGGGCCCAGCCCTATCCTAATTTGTGCACATAGATAGGGCCTAGCCCTATGTGCCCTTTAACATAAATACATTAGATGGAGATAGGGCCCAACTCTATAAGGATTCAGATGATACCTTAAGGCAATCtaaatcctatttattttcctATCCTAGTTACACAAAAAAACAACATTATGTACCATAACCTTGATAGGAGAGATATCATGGGATTTGAGGAAGGGTATGATGGCTAAGATGGATGATAGTATGCTCAAGAGGGAACCTTGGCTGAGGTTATGATAAACCTATGTTGTAATACCTATGAGATTTTAGAAAATTGTGATATTGGAAATATTAGAAGTGTAGGTACATAGAGAGTATATAAAGACGTCTATAATTAAGAACCATTGGGGTGATTCTATTGCAATAGAGATAAGAGAATTAAGTTCCTTAATGTCACTTTATCCTCTTTGGTTAGTGAAAAAATAATATATGCTAGGTAACTTTAGAATGGTATTTGCGTAATGGGGTAAAGGATGTTATAAAACTATAAGATATATAGTGACCCCTTTGGTAGATCAATCTCCATATTAGATCAATTAGGTGAACTTAGTCTTATTTATGGAGGAAGAAACATTAGGGAAACATTGGTGTATGGAGAATATGTTTGTTAAAGAGGTGAACCTATAAAAGGGTTTTAAAATTTTCTTGTTGATTAATTATGGTGAGGTCTAATTGAAGATCTTGACATACATGATTATACGTGATGTGTTATAGGGTTACGAAATTATAAAT contains these protein-coding regions:
- the LOC131062870 gene encoding F-box only protein 6-like; its protein translation is MKPESIPAAEGDESIVAVEGDAEQRGISKLSQDLKELVFSKLPFESLCSSRVVSKEWNFILSSHRFLSSLPIQDPWLPWLLICNEENDGNWCCMAYCFSAQRWRTLSLSFLPNPKGGHSRFLPSFFPNPKEGNTRFLPSVGDGLLLFQEIPTPQLIVCNPLMRSYAEIEIDVTGQFIHIIQGGNKEPYLVVCSNSKSFSFEIYQYFQDSWRIKFQFAGETPSSDILGSELVECNGFLFWKGMSSWTIFGCKIQDEGFISPVIIDPLPPEMVEDLDLMHFLSMVSYGSSVLVVSVILNNRRLDINHPPWYAPIHPSAVHNICELGRTQDGIVIWELFQDKENELVWKWKELLKMPPLSLHEYLDKDWWHQACACVGDYLCFSSLYGDESVKVFAYNLKEGFWQRLPLCKIQNTNTNRNRRMVSFEPKPHLYQFLRKSRE